Proteins from a genomic interval of Spiroplasma diminutum CUAS-1:
- a CDS encoding lipoate--protein ligase, producing the protein MFIYKTSCVDPAFNLATEEYFVKTRKYDEPILFLWQNDNTIVVGRNQNAAWEINLQNAQKDSVNIVRRNSGGGTVFHDLGNMNFSIIYTDINNTAVSLFSTMLEPVISTLNKLGVPAKFSGRNDIELNGKKISGNAMWKYEDRFLQHGTILFNSNLDKLTNYLTVDRAKILSKNIKSIAARVTNVNSEVEEKIDIQSFMDQLIETYKGLNEINTIELSQEEIDEIKSLSESKFKNSDWNYAKNADFDYRNKQRLEGKGSVEVLLRIEQGVIKGAKFYGDFLGFEGTEEVEQNLIEVKYETFALQKALENSNIKAIFGENFTTQDILDLLIQ; encoded by the coding sequence ATGTTTATATATAAGACTTCTTGTGTTGATCCAGCTTTTAATTTAGCTACAGAAGAATATTTTGTAAAAACAAGAAAATACGATGAGCCTATTCTATTTTTATGACAAAATGACAACACAATTGTTGTTGGTAGAAACCAAAATGCAGCTTGAGAAATAAACTTACAAAACGCACAAAAGGATTCTGTGAATATTGTTAGAAGAAATAGCGGTGGAGGAACTGTATTTCATGATTTAGGAAATATGAACTTTAGTATTATATACACTGATATAAATAATACTGCAGTTTCATTATTCTCTACAATGTTAGAACCTGTAATTAGCACATTAAACAAATTAGGTGTTCCAGCTAAGTTTTCTGGAAGAAATGATATTGAATTAAATGGAAAAAAAATATCTGGAAATGCAATGTGAAAATATGAAGATAGATTTTTACAACATGGAACAATATTATTTAATTCAAATTTAGATAAATTGACAAATTATTTAACTGTTGATAGAGCAAAAATTCTTTCAAAGAATATAAAGTCTATTGCAGCAAGAGTTACAAATGTTAATTCTGAGGTTGAAGAAAAAATTGATATTCAATCTTTTATGGATCAATTAATTGAAACATATAAAGGATTAAACGAAATTAATACTATTGAATTAAGTCAAGAAGAGATTGATGAAATTAAATCTCTTAGTGAATCAAAATTCAAAAATTCTGATTGAAATTATGCAAAAAATGCAGATTTTGATTATAGAAATAAACAAAGGCTTGAAGGTAAAGGTTCTGTTGAGGTTCTGTTAAGAATAGAACAAGGAGTTATCAAAGGAGCCAAATTTTATGGAGACTTCTTAGGGTTTGAAGGAACAGAAGAAGTTGAACAAAATTTAATAGAAGTTAAATATGAAACATTTGCCTTGCAAAAGGCGTTGGAAAATTCAAATATTAAGGCAATATTTGGAGAAAACTTTACAACCCAAGATATCTTGGATTTATTAATACAATAG
- a CDS encoding Cof-type HAD-IIB family hydrolase — protein sequence MQLQHLSKKRLILIDLDGTALMSNGEEIHSITRNALIKAREEGHEVCIITGRPHRASIRFYNELGLNTLLTNFDGAHIHDPISKKFKRIVFPISEEIVIEIMNHPKIKASISNILVESYNKAMVKERDEFVENFFHLDDVADDEYKVINPYENWQGAATNVVLFIDTEDNKDEVLRVLEKFKNTIKIQSGNVYGNLSNASKLMVTLTNKIVNKGFVTDILAQYYNKDIRDVIAFGDQMNDYEMIQKVGYGVAMKNGNTELKNIAAGITNLTNDEGGVGEYLEKLLRGLEV from the coding sequence ATGCAACTACAACACTTATCAAAAAAAAGATTAATTTTAATAGACTTAGATGGTACTGCTTTAATGTCAAACGGTGAAGAAATTCATTCAATCACGAGAAATGCATTAATTAAAGCAAGGGAAGAAGGTCATGAAGTTTGTATAATAACTGGAAGACCTCATAGAGCAAGTATTAGATTCTACAATGAGCTTGGATTAAATACACTTTTAACAAATTTTGATGGTGCTCATATACACGATCCAATTTCAAAAAAATTTAAAAGAATTGTTTTTCCAATAAGTGAAGAAATTGTTATAGAAATAATGAATCACCCAAAAATTAAAGCTAGTATTTCAAATATACTAGTTGAGTCTTATAATAAGGCAATGGTTAAAGAAAGAGATGAATTCGTTGAAAATTTCTTTCATTTAGATGATGTAGCTGATGATGAATATAAAGTAATAAACCCATATGAAAATTGACAAGGAGCTGCAACAAACGTTGTTTTATTTATTGATACAGAAGATAATAAAGATGAGGTTTTAAGAGTTCTTGAAAAATTTAAAAATACAATAAAAATACAATCAGGAAATGTTTATGGAAATTTAAGCAATGCCTCAAAATTGATGGTTACTTTGACAAATAAAATTGTTAATAAAGGTTTTGTAACTGATATTTTAGCTCAATATTATAACAAAGATATACGAGATGTTATTGCATTTGGTGATCAAATGAATGATTATGAAATGATACAAAAAGTAGGATATGGTGTTGCTATGAAAAATGGAAACACTGAGCTTAAAAATATAGCTGCAGGTATTACAAATTTAACCAATGACGAAGGTGGAGTTGGAGAATATTTAGAAAAACTTCTTAGAGGACTAGAAGTATAA
- the pepF gene encoding oligoendopeptidase F yields the protein MKRKEAQEKYKWNFSHLYESFNDWKKDLDKINKIDDEIIKLKDNLNKKENFINYLSLEKEKDLILAKLNQYAHLIDIDQTNNENQELNSILEDFYQLSSIKTSFLLNEFKEIGKEKIINWLKETKNESFIYRFETFFKSSKFILSKTEEELMSKLSRSRSAVGNLYDSLAYADRQNNKIIWNEKEIELNSTIYREIMEDSKPLEDQEKRKEAQELYFNNFSLRKHSFAKIYEAIIQEQNENKNVRGYKSILEMNLFDDQVSEEIYLKLIDFGKETIGSFKKYNNLIKTAYKFDKFYSTDRLLKITKNYNRTFEIEDGINIVKESLNVLGEEYVSKLNIAFKDNLIDYFEDENKSDGAYSSGGNGVEPIILMNWDYKLGSVNILAHEIGHSIHTLFADESQKYPLNNYPIILAEVASTFNEHLLFDHLFSTTNDLEEKKYLVQQRLFDLISTFYRQIQFADFEYCAHKLIEEEKPITTEVLNNLYIQKENEFGYDDFDDKDDSKYSWPYISHFFQSPFYVYKYALDLVASFKIYNDFKNGNKNSIIDFLKKGGSKKPLDILKEVGIDFTNKETYLPLVEEIDRLVLELEKMIK from the coding sequence ATGAAAAGAAAAGAAGCACAAGAAAAATACAAATGAAATTTCTCACATTTATATGAAAGTTTTAATGATTGAAAAAAGGATTTAGACAAAATAAATAAAATTGATGATGAAATTATAAAGTTAAAAGATAATTTAAATAAAAAGGAAAATTTCATCAATTACTTAAGTTTAGAAAAAGAAAAAGATTTAATTTTAGCAAAATTAAATCAATATGCTCACTTAATTGATATTGACCAAACGAATAATGAAAATCAGGAGTTAAATTCTATTTTGGAGGATTTTTATCAATTATCAAGTATAAAAACTTCCTTTTTATTAAATGAATTTAAAGAAATAGGTAAGGAAAAAATAATTAATTGATTAAAAGAAACTAAAAATGAAAGTTTCATTTATCGTTTTGAAACCTTTTTTAAATCTTCAAAATTTATTCTTTCAAAAACTGAAGAAGAGTTAATGAGTAAACTTTCTAGAAGTAGAAGTGCTGTTGGTAATCTATATGATTCACTTGCATATGCCGATAGACAAAATAATAAAATCATTTGAAATGAAAAAGAAATTGAACTTAATTCAACTATTTATAGAGAAATAATGGAGGATTCAAAACCATTAGAAGATCAAGAAAAGAGAAAAGAAGCCCAAGAACTATACTTTAATAACTTTAGTTTAAGAAAGCATAGTTTTGCAAAAATATATGAGGCAATAATTCAAGAACAAAACGAAAATAAAAATGTAAGAGGATATAAATCAATTCTAGAAATGAATTTATTCGATGATCAAGTAAGTGAAGAAATTTATCTTAAATTAATAGATTTTGGTAAAGAGACTATAGGTTCTTTTAAAAAATATAATAATTTAATAAAAACTGCTTATAAATTTGATAAATTTTATTCAACAGATAGATTATTAAAAATAACAAAAAATTATAATAGAACATTTGAAATTGAAGATGGAATTAATATTGTAAAGGAATCACTCAATGTACTAGGAGAAGAATACGTATCAAAATTGAATATCGCTTTTAAAGATAATTTAATTGATTATTTTGAAGATGAAAATAAATCAGATGGTGCATATTCATCTGGAGGAAATGGAGTTGAACCAATAATTTTAATGAATTGAGATTATAAACTTGGTTCTGTAAATATTTTAGCTCATGAAATTGGACACTCAATACATACTTTATTTGCAGACGAATCTCAAAAATATCCTTTGAATAATTACCCCATTATTTTGGCTGAGGTTGCCTCAACTTTTAATGAACACTTGTTGTTTGACCATTTATTTTCAACTACAAATGATCTTGAAGAGAAAAAATATTTAGTTCAACAAAGATTGTTTGATTTAATTTCAACTTTTTACAGACAAATTCAATTTGCAGATTTTGAATATTGTGCACATAAGCTTATTGAAGAAGAAAAGCCAATTACAACTGAAGTATTAAATAATTTATATATACAAAAGGAAAATGAATTTGGATATGATGATTTTGATGATAAAGATGATTCAAAATATTCATGACCATATATTTCTCATTTCTTTCAATCACCATTTTATGTTTATAAATATGCACTTGATTTAGTAGCAAGTTTTAAAATATATAATGATTTTAAAAATGGGAATAAAAACAGTATAATTGATTTTTTAAAAAAGGGAGGTTCAAAAAAACCTTTGGATATTTTAAAAGAAGTTGGTATTGATTTTACCAATAAGGAAACTTATTTACCATTAGTAGAAGAGATTGACAGATTAGTTCTAGAATTAGAAAAAATGATAAAATAA
- a CDS encoding M17 family metallopeptidase — translation MITNNAKQFTLTLKAVNSKDNLNDLIVKENGATTLISEENTLYYFLSDKPCLIDLGNSLETIIKSSKYDLNIDVESFASKFENANDAFQKVVETVMFGAHKEFEMKEKDSNPKSFNFVYDAKFNSIYEASAIKMEYLNFARDLQDLPPNIGTSVEIANRLAEKAKEISDIKVTVYDKKQIESMGMGLLLAVNAGSNVEPRVVVMEYNSDPSQKRTALVGKGITFDSGGYNLKPSNFLDNMKFDMSGAAIVSSTVMALAKSKAKANVVSVALLTDNRIGGKATLTESVIKSMNGKTVEINNTDAEGRLVLADGITYAVREAKADRAITVATLTGAIVIALGRWFTGTFSKNDEFYSEFEKAAVKGQESIWRQPLIGEHLKAMQVSKIADLTNSEPGREAGSSTAAAFLDSFAEEKEYIHLDIAATADANKRGRAPMLKTMFELLNK, via the coding sequence ATGATAACAAATAACGCAAAACAATTTACATTAACATTAAAAGCAGTTAATTCAAAAGATAATTTGAATGATTTAATTGTAAAAGAAAATGGAGCTACAACATTAATTAGTGAAGAAAATACACTATATTACTTTTTAAGTGATAAACCTTGTCTTATTGATTTAGGTAATTCATTAGAAACAATTATTAAATCAAGTAAATATGATTTAAACATTGATGTTGAATCATTTGCTTCAAAATTTGAAAACGCAAATGACGCATTTCAAAAAGTTGTTGAAACAGTAATGTTTGGAGCACACAAAGAATTTGAAATGAAAGAAAAAGATTCAAATCCAAAATCATTTAATTTTGTATATGATGCTAAATTTAATTCAATTTATGAAGCATCAGCAATTAAAATGGAATACTTAAATTTTGCAAGAGATTTACAAGATCTACCACCAAACATTGGAACATCAGTTGAAATTGCAAATAGATTAGCAGAAAAAGCTAAAGAAATTAGTGATATTAAAGTTACTGTTTATGATAAAAAACAAATAGAGTCTATGGGGATGGGATTATTACTTGCAGTTAATGCTGGAAGTAATGTTGAACCAAGAGTTGTTGTAATGGAATATAATTCAGATCCATCACAAAAAAGAACAGCTTTAGTTGGAAAAGGAATCACATTCGATTCAGGGGGATATAATTTAAAACCTTCAAACTTTTTAGATAATATGAAATTTGATATGTCAGGAGCTGCAATTGTTTCTTCAACAGTTATGGCGCTTGCTAAATCAAAAGCAAAAGCAAATGTTGTTTCAGTTGCACTTTTAACAGACAATAGAATTGGTGGAAAAGCAACATTAACAGAATCAGTAATTAAATCAATGAATGGTAAAACTGTAGAAATTAATAATACAGATGCTGAAGGAAGATTAGTATTGGCTGATGGAATTACTTATGCAGTAAGAGAAGCAAAAGCTGACAGAGCAATTACAGTTGCAACATTAACAGGGGCTATTGTTATAGCTTTAGGAAGATGATTTACAGGAACATTTTCAAAAAATGATGAATTCTATTCTGAATTTGAAAAAGCAGCAGTAAAAGGTCAAGAATCAATTTGAAGACAACCTTTAATTGGAGAACATTTAAAAGCAATGCAAGTTTCAAAAATTGCAGACTTAACAAATTCAGAACCAGGTAGAGAAGCTGGTTCATCAACTGCAGCTGCATTCTTGGATTCATTTGCAGAAGAAAAAGAATATATACACTTAGACATTGCAGCAACAGCTGATGCAAATAAACGTGGTAGAGCACCAATGTTGAAAACAATGTTTGAATTATTAAACAAATAG
- a CDS encoding GIY-YIG nuclease family protein has translation MDIDRQYKFIYKTKYSWDIRIKKFSENYLIKLINKFEYNRTKLTYLDIKNRNDIISGTYLLYSIINDKPKFCYIGESKNVYLRFKQHINGYLNGKDKLYSKIRKRVKNLEDITFLVLNEIEDQNKRLMKETYYIYATKSKFFSLNSKLVSRRMRCPNNHGCVKSRLAYDKNSEKLKLLIYGNCKNKECKTTFLIK, from the coding sequence ATGGATATAGATAGACAATATAAATTTATATATAAAACTAAGTACTCATGAGACATAAGAATTAAGAAATTTTCTGAAAACTATTTAATAAAATTAATAAATAAATTTGAATATAATAGAACTAAATTAACCTATTTAGATATTAAAAATAGAAATGACATTATTTCAGGTACTTATCTACTTTATTCAATAATAAATGATAAACCAAAGTTTTGTTATATTGGAGAATCTAAAAATGTTTATTTAAGATTTAAACAACATATTAATGGTTATTTGAACGGTAAAGATAAGCTATATTCAAAAATAAGAAAGAGAGTTAAAAATTTAGAAGATATTACTTTTCTTGTTTTAAATGAAATTGAAGATCAAAATAAAAGATTAATGAAAGAAACGTATTATATATATGCAACAAAATCTAAATTCTTTTCTTTAAATTCAAAATTAGTTAGTCGAAGAATGAGATGTCCAAATAATCATGGATGTGTAAAGAGTCGATTAGCATATGATAAGAATTCTGAAAAATTAAAATTACTAATTTATGGAAATTGTAAGAATAAGGAATGTAAAACCACCTTTCTAATAAAGTAA
- the tuf gene encoding elongation factor Tu — protein sequence MAKEAFDRSLPHVNIGTIGHVDHGKTTLTAAITKVLAEKGGAEFKDYANIDNAPEERERGITINTSHVEYKTENRHYAHVDCPGHADYVKNMITGAAQMDGGILVVAATDGPMPQTREHILLSRQVGVPAIVVFLNKCDMVDDEELIDLVEMEVRDLLSAYDFDGDGAPVIRGSALGALNGDAKWVERVEELMAAVDAYIPTPARDTEKTFLMPVEDVFTITGRGTVATGRVERGVVRVNDEVEIVGLVEESKKVIVTGLEMFRKLLDFAEAGDNVGALLRGVDRNDIERGQVLAKSGTIKPHTKLNASVYALTQEEGGRHKPFFNKYRPQFYFRTTDVTGEVHLPSGTDMVMPGDNVELVIELIKPIAVEQGTKFSIREGGRTIGAGTVVSIVE from the coding sequence ATGGCAAAAGAAGCATTTGACCGTAGTTTACCTCACGTTAACATTGGAACAATCGGACACGTTGACCACGGTAAAACTACTTTAACAGCTGCAATTACAAAAGTATTAGCAGAAAAAGGTGGAGCAGAATTCAAAGATTACGCAAACATTGATAATGCACCAGAAGAAAGAGAAAGAGGTATTACAATTAATACTTCTCACGTTGAATATAAAACAGAAAACAGACACTACGCACACGTAGACTGTCCTGGTCATGCCGATTATGTTAAAAACATGATTACAGGAGCTGCACAAATGGATGGTGGAATCCTTGTTGTTGCTGCAACTGATGGACCAATGCCTCAAACAAGAGAGCACATTTTATTATCAAGACAAGTTGGAGTACCAGCTATCGTTGTTTTCTTAAACAAATGTGATATGGTAGATGACGAAGAATTAATTGACTTAGTTGAAATGGAAGTTAGAGATTTATTATCTGCATATGATTTCGATGGAGATGGAGCACCAGTTATTCGTGGATCAGCTTTAGGAGCATTAAACGGAGACGCAAAATGAGTTGAAAGAGTAGAAGAATTAATGGCTGCAGTTGATGCATACATTCCTACACCAGCTCGTGATACAGAAAAAACTTTCCTAATGCCTGTTGAAGATGTATTTACAATTACAGGACGTGGAACTGTTGCAACTGGAAGAGTTGAAAGAGGAGTAGTTAGAGTAAACGACGAAGTTGAAATCGTTGGGTTAGTTGAAGAAAGTAAAAAAGTTATTGTTACAGGATTAGAAATGTTTAGAAAATTACTAGACTTTGCTGAAGCTGGAGATAACGTTGGAGCATTATTAAGAGGGGTTGACAGAAACGACATCGAACGTGGACAAGTTCTTGCAAAATCAGGAACAATTAAACCTCATACAAAATTAAATGCATCAGTTTATGCTTTAACACAAGAAGAAGGTGGAAGACACAAACCATTCTTTAACAAATACCGTCCTCAATTCTACTTTAGAACTACAGACGTTACTGGAGAAGTTCACTTACCAAGTGGAACAGACATGGTTATGCCTGGAGATAATGTTGAATTAGTTATTGAATTAATCAAACCAATTGCTGTTGAACAAGGTACAAAATTCTCAATCCGTGAAGGTGGAAGAACTATTGGTGCTGGAACAGTAGTTTCAATTGTTGAATAA
- the fusA gene encoding elongation factor G produces the protein MPREYSLDMTRNFGIMAHIDAGKTTTTERILFHTGRIHKIGETHEGESQMDWMAQEQERGITITSAATTAFWADHRFNIIDTPGHVDFTVEVERSLRVLDGAVAVLDGQSGVEPQTETVWRQATTYRVPRVVFVNKMDKTGADFLYSVKTIGDRLGAKAAPIQLPIGAEDQFSGIIDLVEMKAWGFDGGAEEVAQAIEIPADLKETAEQLRAELVEKAVEYDEELMMKFLDGEEITIPELKSAIRKGVISAEFFPVLAGSAFKNKGVKLLLDAVVDYLPSPLDVPAIKGILPNGEEAERKAADDQPFAALAFKIMTDPFVGKLTFFRVYSGILTKGSYVLNATKDKKERVGRLLKMHANNREEIEEVYAGDIAAAVGLKDTTTGDTLTDEKNEIILESMVFPEPVIHLALEPKTKADQEKLGLSLNKLSEEDPTFRTYTDEETGQTIIAGMGELHLDIIVDRLKREFKVETNVGAPQVSYRETIKGSAKVEGKYVKQSGGRGQYGHVVIEFEPNHDKGFEWVDKIVGGKISKEYINAARVGLENALQNGVIAGFPMIDVKATIVDGSYHDVDSNEMAYKIAASMALKEAAKKVGPVLLEPIMSVEVTVPDEYYGDVMGNISSKRGLIEGSEQRGNAQTIKSKVPLSEMFGYATELRSFTQGRGNYTMIFSHYNEAPKNIAEEIIKKQGK, from the coding sequence ATGCCTAGAGAATATAGTTTAGATATGACTCGTAACTTTGGTATTATGGCTCACATTGATGCTGGTAAAACTACAACAACAGAACGTATTTTATTCCACACAGGTAGAATTCATAAAATTGGTGAAACTCACGAAGGTGAATCACAAATGGACTGAATGGCTCAAGAACAAGAACGTGGTATTACTATTACTTCTGCTGCAACAACAGCATTCTGAGCAGATCACAGATTTAACATCATTGATACTCCTGGTCACGTTGACTTCACAGTTGAAGTTGAAAGATCATTAAGAGTTCTTGATGGAGCTGTAGCTGTATTAGACGGTCAAAGTGGGGTTGAGCCTCAAACTGAAACTGTTTGAAGACAAGCAACAACATACAGAGTTCCGAGAGTTGTTTTCGTAAATAAAATGGATAAAACAGGAGCTGACTTTTTATATTCTGTTAAAACAATCGGAGATAGATTGGGAGCAAAAGCTGCTCCAATTCAATTACCAATTGGAGCAGAAGACCAATTCAGCGGAATTATTGATTTAGTTGAAATGAAAGCATGAGGATTTGATGGTGGAGCTGAAGAAGTTGCACAAGCAATCGAAATCCCAGCAGATTTAAAAGAAACTGCTGAACAATTGAGAGCTGAATTAGTTGAAAAAGCTGTTGAATATGATGAAGAATTAATGATGAAATTCTTAGATGGTGAAGAAATCACTATTCCAGAATTAAAATCAGCAATTCGTAAAGGTGTTATATCAGCTGAATTTTTCCCAGTACTAGCTGGGTCAGCTTTCAAAAACAAAGGTGTTAAATTATTATTAGACGCAGTTGTTGATTATTTACCATCACCATTAGATGTTCCTGCAATTAAAGGAATTTTACCAAATGGTGAAGAAGCAGAAAGAAAAGCAGCAGATGATCAACCGTTTGCAGCACTTGCTTTCAAAATTATGACTGACCCATTTGTTGGTAAATTAACATTCTTCAGAGTTTACTCAGGAATATTAACAAAAGGAAGTTATGTATTAAACGCAACTAAAGATAAAAAAGAACGTGTTGGACGTTTATTAAAAATGCATGCCAATAATCGTGAAGAAATTGAAGAAGTTTATGCTGGAGATATCGCAGCTGCTGTTGGATTAAAAGATACAACAACAGGAGATACTTTAACAGATGAAAAAAATGAAATTATCTTAGAATCAATGGTGTTCCCAGAACCAGTTATTCATTTAGCATTAGAACCAAAAACTAAAGCTGATCAAGAAAAATTAGGATTATCATTGAATAAATTATCAGAAGAAGATCCAACTTTCAGAACTTATACTGATGAAGAAACAGGACAAACAATCATTGCCGGAATGGGTGAATTACACTTAGACATTATTGTTGACCGTTTAAAAAGAGAATTCAAAGTTGAAACAAACGTTGGAGCGCCTCAGGTTTCATACCGTGAAACAATTAAAGGTTCTGCAAAAGTTGAAGGTAAATATGTTAAACAATCAGGAGGACGTGGACAATACGGTCACGTTGTGATTGAATTTGAACCAAACCATGATAAAGGGTTTGAATGAGTTGATAAAATTGTTGGGGGTAAAATCTCAAAAGAATACATCAATGCTGCTAGAGTAGGACTTGAAAATGCCTTACAAAACGGGGTAATTGCTGGTTTCCCAATGATAGACGTTAAAGCAACAATTGTTGATGGATCATATCATGATGTCGACTCAAACGAAATGGCATATAAAATTGCTGCATCAATGGCATTAAAAGAAGCTGCTAAAAAAGTTGGACCAGTTCTTTTAGAACCAATTATGTCAGTTGAAGTGACTGTTCCTGATGAATATTACGGAGATGTTATGGGTAACATATCATCAAAACGTGGTCTAATTGAAGGATCAGAACAAAGAGGTAATGCACAGACAATTAAGTCTAAAGTACCTCTATCAGAAATGTTTGGATATGCAACAGAATTGCGTTCATTTACACAAGGGCGTGGAAATTATACAATGATTTTCAGTCATTATAATGAAGCTCCAAAAAACATTGCTGAAGAAATTATTAAAAAACAAGGTAAATAA
- the rpsG gene encoding 30S ribosomal protein S7: MRKHQAEKRDVLPDPIYNSKLVTRAVNKIMLDGKRGTAQHILYKAFEKIKEKTDTSPIEIFDKAIENIKPHLELKVRRIGGANYQVPVEVSTDRKVTLALRWLINYSRLRNEKEMIDRLANEIIDASNGVGGSVKKREDTHKMAEANKAFAHYRW, from the coding sequence ATGCGTAAACATCAAGCAGAAAAAAGAGACGTGTTACCAGATCCAATATATAACTCAAAATTAGTTACTAGAGCAGTTAATAAAATTATGTTAGATGGTAAAAGAGGAACAGCTCAACACATCTTATATAAAGCATTTGAAAAAATAAAAGAAAAGACTGATACAAGTCCAATTGAAATTTTTGATAAAGCAATTGAAAACATCAAACCTCATTTAGAATTAAAAGTTCGTCGTATTGGGGGAGCAAACTATCAAGTTCCTGTTGAAGTATCAACAGACAGAAAAGTTACTTTAGCATTAAGATGATTAATTAATTATTCAAGATTAAGAAATGAAAAAGAAATGATTGATAGACTTGCAAATGAAATTATTGATGCATCAAACGGAGTTGGTGGATCAGTTAAAAAACGTGAGGATACTCACAAGATGGCTGAAGCTAATAAAGCATTTGCACATTATCGTTGATAA
- the rpsL gene encoding 30S ribosomal protein S12, which produces MATINQLVRKPRKAKTWKTKAPALNRGVNTLLKKVTRVSAPQKRGVCTRVATMTPKKPNSALRKYARVRLTNGMEVTAYIPGEGHNLQEHSVVLIRGGRVKDLPGVRYHIIRGTLDTTGVNGRMQSRSLYGTKRPKEKK; this is translated from the coding sequence ATGGCAACAATAAATCAATTAGTTAGAAAACCAAGAAAAGCAAAAACATGAAAAACTAAAGCTCCTGCTTTGAATAGAGGAGTTAATACTTTATTAAAAAAAGTAACTAGAGTTTCAGCACCACAAAAAAGAGGTGTTTGTACAAGGGTTGCAACTATGACTCCTAAAAAACCTAACTCTGCTTTACGTAAGTATGCAAGGGTTAGATTAACTAACGGTATGGAGGTAACAGCTTATATTCCAGGAGAAGGACACAATTTACAAGAACATAGTGTTGTGCTTATTCGTGGGGGAAGGGTAAAAGACTTACCTGGGGTTCGTTATCATATAATTCGTGGTACTTTAGATACAACTGGAGTTAACGGAAGAATGCAATCTCGTTCTCTATACGGAACAAAAAGACCTAAAGAGAAAAAATAA